One stretch of Streptomyces sp. R21 DNA includes these proteins:
- the dxs gene encoding 1-deoxy-D-xylulose-5-phosphate synthase, with the protein MPLLTRITGPRDLDRLSLEQLDQLADEIRTFLVDAVSKTGGHLGPNLGVVELTIALHRVFESPKDRVLWDTGHQSYVHKLLTGRQDFSKLKMKGGLSGYPAQAESEHDVIENSHASTVLGWADGLAKANEVQGRGDHVVAVIGDGALTGGMAWEALNNIADAKDRPLVIVVNDNERSYAPTIGGLANHLATLRTTDGYERFLARTKDLLERTPVLGKPLYETLHGAKKGLKDFIAPQGMFEDLGIKYVGPIDGHDIEALESALARAKRFGGPVIVHCLTEKGRGYQPALQDEADRFHGIGPIHPDTGLPIKASGADWTSVFGDEMVKLGQEREDIVAITAAMLQPVGLKKFADAFPKRIYDVGIAEQHAAVSAAGLATGGLHPVFAVYATFLNRAFDQVLMDVALHKCGVTFVLDRAGVTGTDGASHNGMWDMSILQVVPGLRLAAPRDADQVRAQLREAVEVHDAPTVVRFSKGAVGPAVPAVGRIGGMDVLREAGTDAPDVLLVSIGALAPMCLEIAGLLDRQGISTTVVDPRWVKPVDEAMAPLAEQHRVVVTVEDNSRVGGVGSAIAQALRDAGVDVPLRDFGIPPRFLDHASRAEVMAEIGLTAPDIARQVTGLVSKLDGRFERTTAQAVDAAEPVRD; encoded by the coding sequence GTGCCGCTGCTGACCCGCATCACGGGACCGCGCGATCTGGACCGGCTCAGCCTGGAGCAGCTGGACCAGCTGGCCGACGAGATCAGGACCTTCCTCGTCGACGCGGTCTCCAAGACCGGCGGCCACCTCGGCCCCAACCTCGGAGTCGTCGAGCTCACCATCGCCCTGCACCGAGTCTTCGAGTCGCCGAAGGACAGGGTGCTGTGGGACACGGGCCACCAGTCCTACGTCCACAAGCTGCTCACCGGCCGGCAGGACTTCTCGAAGCTGAAGATGAAGGGCGGCCTGTCCGGCTACCCCGCGCAGGCCGAGTCCGAGCACGACGTGATCGAGAACTCGCACGCCTCGACGGTCCTCGGCTGGGCCGACGGCCTCGCGAAGGCCAACGAGGTGCAGGGCCGCGGCGACCACGTGGTCGCCGTCATCGGCGACGGCGCCCTCACCGGCGGCATGGCCTGGGAGGCGCTCAACAACATCGCGGACGCCAAGGACCGCCCGCTGGTGATCGTCGTCAACGACAACGAGCGCTCCTACGCGCCGACCATCGGCGGCCTCGCGAACCACTTGGCGACCCTGCGCACCACCGACGGCTACGAGCGCTTCCTGGCCCGCACCAAGGACCTCCTGGAGCGCACTCCGGTCCTCGGCAAGCCGCTCTACGAGACGCTGCACGGCGCCAAGAAGGGCCTGAAGGACTTCATCGCCCCGCAGGGCATGTTCGAGGACCTCGGCATCAAGTACGTCGGCCCGATCGACGGCCACGACATCGAGGCCCTGGAGTCGGCGCTCGCCCGCGCCAAGCGCTTCGGCGGCCCGGTCATCGTGCACTGCCTCACCGAGAAGGGCCGCGGCTACCAGCCGGCCCTCCAGGACGAGGCGGACCGCTTCCACGGCATCGGCCCCATCCACCCCGACACGGGTCTGCCGATCAAGGCCTCGGGCGCCGACTGGACCTCCGTCTTCGGCGACGAGATGGTCAAGCTCGGCCAGGAGCGCGAGGACATCGTCGCGATCACCGCGGCGATGCTCCAGCCGGTCGGCCTGAAGAAGTTCGCCGACGCCTTCCCGAAGCGGATCTACGACGTCGGCATCGCGGAGCAGCACGCCGCCGTCTCCGCCGCAGGCCTCGCCACCGGCGGACTGCACCCCGTCTTCGCCGTCTACGCGACCTTCCTCAACCGCGCCTTCGACCAGGTCCTGATGGATGTGGCCCTGCACAAGTGCGGGGTCACCTTCGTGCTGGACCGCGCGGGTGTCACCGGCACCGACGGCGCCTCGCACAACGGCATGTGGGACATGTCGATCCTCCAGGTCGTGCCCGGCCTCAGACTCGCCGCGCCGCGCGACGCCGACCAGGTCCGCGCCCAGCTCCGCGAGGCCGTCGAGGTGCACGACGCGCCGACCGTGGTCCGCTTCTCCAAGGGCGCCGTCGGCCCCGCGGTGCCCGCCGTGGGCCGTATCGGCGGCATGGACGTACTGCGCGAGGCCGGCACCGACGCCCCGGACGTGCTCCTGGTCTCCATCGGCGCCCTCGCCCCGATGTGCCTGGAGATCGCCGGCCTGCTCGACCGGCAGGGCATCTCCACCACCGTGGTCGACCCGCGCTGGGTCAAGCCCGTCGACGAGGCCATGGCCCCGCTCGCCGAGCAGCACCGCGTGGTCGTCACCGTCGAGGACAACTCCCGCGTCGGCGGCGTCGGTTCGGCGATCGCGCAGGCCCTGCGCGACGCGGGCGTCGACGTGCCGCTGCGCGACTTCGGCATCCCGCCGCGCTTCCTCGACCACGCCTCCCGCGCCGAGGTCATGGCGGAGATCGGGCTGACCGCGCCGGACATCGCACGCCAGGTCACCGGCCTCGTCTCCAAGCTGGACGGCCGGTTCGAGCGCACCACGGCGCAGGCCGTGGACGCGGCGGAGCCTGTGCGCGACTGA
- the pgsB gene encoding poly-gamma-glutamate synthase PgsB, producing the protein MLFLYTVLLVCCAILLIAGIVEQRRHFTNLDHIPTRVLVNGIRGKSSITRLCAGALRGGDLVTVAKTTGTAARFIHPDATEEPVYRKFGIANVVEQIGIVRRAAAYQPDALVIECMAVMPALQEINQSKLIRSTIGVLCNVREDHLAEMGPTLDDVARSLCRSMPEDGICVTAEKDRFDILQEEADARNCQLIYADPETVSDEELRGFSWFTFKENVAIALTVAELLGVDRETALTGMYEAPPDPGVLSVERYLTPEGKKVRFANVFAANDPESTLMNINQLLDLGAVHRPLNVVINCRPDRVERNGQMGEIIPELDPEHVFVIGHPAKSAIDAIPAEFRSRAVDLGGDKRDPEEFMARLLEQLGPDSSLVAIGNIHGQGEILLEHLAELPPDDSADEPVAEASTDVAGAAPAVVEHVETVQLYAPRIDPYQGYPQAYESRYTQQPYVPQIPVQRDAAHQDRDRASQAGHGQPYPNPNDPWPQPYYGEQPASAVPQARPDTGPRAGQDQTRGLFEPRVPPQSSDDDSQQWHSPGEQR; encoded by the coding sequence GTGCTCTTCCTCTACACCGTGCTGCTGGTCTGCTGCGCGATCCTGCTCATAGCGGGCATCGTGGAGCAGCGCCGGCACTTCACCAACCTGGACCACATACCCACCCGGGTCCTGGTCAACGGCATCCGCGGCAAGTCCTCCATCACCCGGCTGTGCGCGGGCGCCCTGCGCGGCGGTGACCTGGTCACCGTCGCCAAGACGACCGGCACCGCGGCCCGGTTCATCCACCCGGACGCCACCGAGGAGCCGGTCTACCGCAAGTTCGGCATCGCCAACGTCGTCGAGCAGATCGGCATCGTGCGGCGGGCCGCCGCGTACCAGCCGGACGCGCTCGTCATCGAGTGCATGGCCGTCATGCCGGCCCTTCAGGAGATCAACCAGTCCAAGCTGATCCGCTCCACGATCGGCGTGCTGTGCAACGTCCGTGAGGACCACCTCGCCGAGATGGGCCCCACCCTGGACGACGTGGCCCGCTCGCTGTGCCGCTCGATGCCGGAGGACGGCATCTGCGTCACCGCCGAGAAGGACCGTTTCGACATCCTCCAGGAGGAGGCGGACGCCCGGAACTGCCAGCTGATCTACGCCGACCCGGAGACGGTCAGCGACGAGGAGCTGCGCGGTTTCAGCTGGTTCACCTTCAAGGAGAACGTGGCCATCGCGCTGACCGTCGCCGAACTGCTCGGCGTCGACCGGGAGACGGCCTTGACGGGCATGTACGAGGCCCCGCCGGACCCCGGTGTCCTCTCCGTCGAGCGCTATCTGACGCCCGAGGGGAAGAAGGTGCGCTTCGCCAACGTCTTCGCGGCCAACGACCCCGAGTCGACGCTGATGAACATCAACCAGCTGCTCGACCTCGGCGCCGTCCACCGGCCGCTCAACGTGGTCATCAACTGCCGCCCCGACCGCGTCGAACGCAACGGGCAGATGGGCGAGATCATCCCCGAACTCGACCCCGAGCACGTCTTCGTCATCGGCCACCCGGCCAAGTCCGCCATCGACGCCATCCCCGCGGAGTTCCGCTCGCGCGCCGTCGACCTCGGCGGCGACAAGCGTGACCCGGAGGAGTTCATGGCCCGGCTGCTGGAGCAGCTCGGCCCGGACTCCTCACTGGTGGCGATCGGCAACATCCACGGCCAGGGCGAGATCCTGCTGGAGCACCTCGCCGAACTCCCGCCGGACGACAGCGCCGACGAGCCCGTGGCCGAGGCGTCGACCGACGTCGCGGGGGCGGCGCCCGCCGTGGTCGAGCACGTCGAGACCGTGCAGCTGTACGCGCCGCGCATCGACCCGTACCAGGGCTACCCGCAGGCGTACGAGTCGCGCTACACCCAGCAGCCGTACGTCCCGCAGATCCCCGTACAGCGCGACGCCGCACACCAGGACCGGGATCGGGCGAGCCAGGCGGGGCACGGGCAGCCGTACCCGAACCCGAACGACCCGTGGCCGCAGCCGTACTACGGCGAGCAGCCCGCCTCCGCCGTGCCGCAGGCGCGCCCGGACACCGGCCCCCGGGCCGGACAGGACCAGACCCGCGGGCTGTTCGAACCCCGCGTACCTCCCCAGTCTTCCGACGACGACAGCCAGCAGTGGCACAGCCCAGGAGAACAGCGTTGA
- a CDS encoding HAMP domain-containing protein yields the protein MSLIGGIRPPIAVLSVLLLTLAAVTALVLGRVDNAGVPKAVLTSQQHFAEDGAIALRASIDESVTDVTRSATLFSAGQPVSSDAVLDKLGNTYQKWVGTAVVEIRSNKLVAARGETVPLTSVNTSALGGADGLAPRMVRLKNGEVRLLSFGLLTWPGKPQLLLVTSSNLKFPGISLGDFRSIAVVDRDGAILSSDGIPEPEQARNSIDRKDIKDSRKQLKDFAQTTARKAQQDPRSSKEPGTAGYQGVSGSLLGGKLLSDRSVAGYATLTSPQPGEVSTASGLGLSVVAMVKVPEDPTRTHSSVFGLLAAGALLIVGALAVAVLLGTVQRPLIRLFLESRRLTRGDLTRPVTVPGYGEAHRIGNTLEQLRRQLVSESAEASSPAPRPRGLRRVGTRALLVVSAALLLAWCAPLMLLLNRADSTAVVPQQLVSDQRERTQTLSDRVRRALNEGDADLQSVASLVGNRTPEAMGDVLERTINENQRYRSLYVVDSSGEVLAREGKEPRVIKSKRASSTPLRLLGHGGKEPVVVGGAAIPGSKGSYLVGEFRVEFLNALLNRPGLGVVRLVDDERKIIAGNTGFLAFQSLPDDNLRDLVSASAQRLGKKARPNGVLYHAHGVRIAAAAPFSGSGSAQKLGWSVVSWQPASRLAIPGYESQNRTVLAGLLGATAAVACLGWLHIVVARPLRALADGAEALAGGDRKTVLFPQHHDEVGAVTRSLELIRQQLQDQRRQQPRRTPPRQPAPQQSAPQQYTRN from the coding sequence ATGTCGCTGATCGGAGGCATCCGCCCGCCGATCGCGGTCCTGTCGGTGCTCCTCCTGACGCTTGCCGCCGTCACAGCACTCGTGCTGGGACGCGTCGACAACGCCGGAGTGCCGAAGGCGGTGCTGACGTCCCAACAGCACTTCGCGGAGGACGGCGCCATCGCGCTGCGTGCCTCCATCGACGAGTCCGTCACCGACGTCACCCGGTCCGCCACGTTGTTCAGCGCCGGACAGCCGGTCTCCAGCGACGCCGTCCTCGACAAGCTCGGCAACACCTACCAGAAGTGGGTGGGCACCGCCGTCGTCGAGATCCGCAGCAACAAGCTGGTCGCGGCCCGCGGCGAGACGGTGCCGCTGACCTCCGTGAACACCTCCGCACTCGGCGGCGCGGACGGACTGGCCCCGCGCATGGTCCGGCTGAAGAACGGCGAGGTTCGTCTGCTGTCCTTCGGGCTGCTGACCTGGCCGGGCAAGCCGCAGCTGCTGCTGGTGACCTCCAGCAACCTGAAGTTCCCCGGTATCAGCCTCGGCGATTTCCGCTCCATCGCCGTGGTCGACCGCGACGGCGCGATCCTCAGCAGCGACGGCATCCCCGAACCCGAGCAGGCGCGCAACAGCATCGACCGCAAGGACATCAAGGACTCCCGCAAGCAGCTCAAGGACTTCGCCCAGACCACGGCCCGCAAGGCGCAGCAGGATCCGCGCAGCAGCAAGGAGCCCGGCACCGCGGGCTACCAGGGCGTCAGTGGCAGCCTGCTCGGCGGGAAGCTGCTGAGCGACCGGTCCGTTGCCGGATACGCCACGCTGACCTCGCCCCAGCCCGGCGAAGTCAGCACCGCTTCCGGGCTCGGCCTCTCCGTCGTCGCCATGGTCAAGGTGCCCGAGGACCCCACCCGTACGCATTCCTCGGTGTTCGGTCTGCTGGCGGCCGGCGCGCTGCTCATCGTCGGCGCACTGGCCGTCGCGGTACTGCTGGGAACCGTGCAACGCCCGCTCATCCGGCTGTTCCTGGAGTCCCGCCGGCTCACCCGGGGCGACCTGACCCGGCCCGTCACCGTCCCGGGCTACGGTGAGGCGCACCGCATCGGCAACACCCTGGAGCAGTTGCGCCGGCAGCTGGTCAGCGAGTCCGCCGAAGCCTCCAGCCCGGCGCCGCGTCCGCGCGGACTGCGCCGGGTGGGCACCCGGGCCCTGCTGGTGGTGAGCGCGGCCCTGCTGCTGGCCTGGTGCGCACCGCTGATGCTGCTGCTCAACCGCGCGGACAGCACGGCCGTCGTACCGCAGCAACTCGTCAGCGACCAGCGCGAACGCACCCAGACGCTCAGCGACCGAGTGCGTCGCGCGCTCAACGAGGGTGACGCCGACCTGCAGTCCGTCGCGTCGCTGGTCGGCAACCGGACCCCGGAAGCCATGGGCGATGTGCTGGAACGCACCATCAACGAGAACCAGCGCTACCGCTCGCTCTACGTCGTCGACTCCTCCGGTGAGGTCCTGGCCCGGGAGGGCAAGGAGCCCCGGGTGATCAAGTCCAAGCGGGCCTCCAGCACCCCGCTCCGGCTGCTGGGTCACGGCGGCAAGGAGCCCGTCGTCGTGGGCGGCGCCGCGATCCCGGGCAGCAAGGGCAGTTATCTGGTCGGCGAGTTCCGCGTCGAGTTCCTCAACGCCCTGCTGAACCGGCCGGGCCTGGGCGTGGTCCGGCTCGTGGACGACGAGCGCAAGATCATCGCCGGCAACACGGGCTTCCTCGCCTTCCAGTCGCTGCCCGACGACAACCTGAGGGACCTCGTCTCGGCCAGCGCCCAGCGGCTCGGCAAGAAGGCGCGGCCCAACGGTGTGCTCTACCACGCGCACGGGGTGCGGATCGCCGCCGCCGCGCCGTTCTCCGGCAGCGGCTCCGCCCAGAAGCTCGGCTGGAGCGTGGTCAGCTGGCAGCCCGCCAGCCGGCTCGCCATCCCCGGCTACGAGTCCCAGAACCGCACCGTCCTCGCCGGGCTGCTCGGCGCCACCGCGGCCGTCGCCTGTCTGGGCTGGCTGCACATCGTGGTGGCCCGGCCCCTGCGCGCGCTGGCCGACGGAGCCGAGGCGCTCGCCGGGGGAGACCGCAAGACCGTGCTCTTCCCGCAGCACCACGACGAGGTCGGAGCCGTCACCCGCTCCCTGGAACTCATCCGGCAGCAGCTGCAGGACCAGCGCCGGCAGCAGCCCCGCCGCACCCCGCCCCGGCAGCCCGCGCCGCAGCAGTCCGCGCCGCAGCAGTACACAAGGAACTGA
- a CDS encoding NTP pyrophosphohydrolase, which translates to MTDTADTAHTASPLLIVDGANVVGSVPDGWWRDRRAAAERLRDRLVPFARSGAGGLAGPLELVLVVEGAARGVDSVPAVRVEEAPGSGDDRIVELVAEARRRPCLVITADRELRRRVGELGAQVAGPRTLRDEP; encoded by the coding sequence ATGACGGACACGGCGGATACGGCGCACACGGCTTCGCCCCTGCTCATCGTCGACGGCGCGAACGTCGTCGGGTCCGTGCCCGACGGCTGGTGGCGCGACCGCCGTGCGGCCGCCGAACGGCTGCGCGACCGCCTGGTGCCGTTCGCACGGTCCGGCGCGGGCGGCCTCGCCGGGCCCCTGGAGCTGGTTCTGGTGGTCGAGGGCGCGGCACGCGGTGTGGACTCCGTGCCCGCGGTCCGCGTCGAGGAGGCGCCCGGCAGCGGCGACGACCGCATCGTGGAGCTGGTGGCCGAGGCCCGGCGCCGTCCCTGCCTGGTCATCACCGCCGACCGTGAACTGCGGCGCAGGGTCGGCGAGTTGGGCGCCCAGGTCGCAGGGCCGCGCACCTTGCGCGATGAGCCCTGA
- a CDS encoding CapA family protein, protein MNRRRSRTLLSLLTPLSLVAALSGCGLVSDGGDDQSGGRSFTVAAAGDILMHPELVDQARKDAKRTGKGVDGLDFGPMMAGIKPVISKADLAICHFEPVMGAPKGPFEGFPDFQVPPQVAKTIKSVGYDTCSTASNHTLDHGYEGVKRTLDGLDAAGLKHTGSFRTKKDSLTPLIMDVKGVKVAQISFAYGFNEPHKMPKDKPWLANQQDLGRIKAAEQRARKAGAEVVILSLHWGREHHPEPSSSQLSFARQIARHTGINLVIGHHAHVVEPMEKVDGTWVTYGLGNQIARHEVPTGLTEEGVITWFTFTEHGKGNWQVQPRFEPTLLMIPPDAENERDGGQATYKDDDVRDYRLLDVATALRDDQDLTDAQRARLRLAFERTEGTLLNRGAAKDGLKALTSLPD, encoded by the coding sequence GTGAACAGACGCCGTAGCCGCACCCTGCTGAGCCTGCTGACCCCGCTCTCCCTCGTCGCCGCCCTGTCCGGCTGCGGCCTCGTCTCGGACGGCGGGGACGACCAGAGCGGCGGGCGCTCCTTCACCGTCGCGGCAGCCGGGGACATCCTGATGCACCCCGAGCTGGTGGACCAGGCGCGCAAGGACGCCAAGCGCACCGGCAAGGGCGTGGACGGGCTGGACTTCGGGCCGATGATGGCCGGCATCAAGCCGGTGATCAGCAAGGCGGACCTGGCGATCTGTCACTTCGAGCCGGTGATGGGCGCGCCGAAGGGCCCGTTCGAGGGCTTCCCGGACTTCCAGGTGCCGCCGCAGGTCGCGAAGACGATCAAGAGCGTCGGCTACGACACCTGCTCCACCGCTTCCAATCACACGCTCGACCACGGGTATGAGGGCGTGAAGCGCACCCTGGACGGGCTGGATGCCGCGGGCCTGAAGCACACGGGTTCCTTCCGGACGAAGAAGGATTCGCTCACCCCGCTGATCATGGACGTCAAGGGTGTCAAGGTCGCCCAGATATCGTTCGCGTACGGCTTCAACGAGCCCCACAAGATGCCGAAGGACAAGCCCTGGCTCGCCAACCAGCAGGATCTGGGCCGGATCAAGGCCGCTGAGCAGCGGGCCCGCAAGGCCGGTGCCGAAGTGGTGATCCTCTCCCTGCACTGGGGCCGCGAGCACCACCCGGAGCCCTCGTCCTCGCAGCTCTCCTTCGCCCGGCAGATCGCCCGCCACACGGGCATCAATCTGGTCATCGGCCACCACGCGCACGTCGTGGAGCCGATGGAGAAGGTCGACGGAACCTGGGTGACCTACGGCCTCGGCAACCAGATCGCCCGGCACGAGGTGCCGACGGGGCTGACCGAGGAGGGCGTGATCACCTGGTTCACGTTCACCGAGCACGGCAAGGGCAACTGGCAGGTGCAGCCCCGCTTCGAGCCGACGCTGCTGATGATCCCGCCGGACGCCGAGAACGAGAGGGACGGCGGCCAGGCCACCTACAAGGACGACGACGTGCGGGACTACCGCCTGCTGGACGTGGCGACCGCGCTCCGGGACGACCAGGACCTCACGGACGCCCAGCGGGCCCGGCTGCGGCTCGCGTTCGAACGCACGGAGGGCACTCTGCTCAACCGTGGCGCGGCCAAGGACGGCCTGAAGGCACTGACCTCGCTGCCCGATTAA
- a CDS encoding amino acid permease gives MSSTLFRTKKVEQSILDTEEPEHALKKSLSALDLTVFGVGVIIGTGIFVLTGTVAKNNAGPAVALAFVVAGVSCGLAALCYAEFASTVPVAGSAYTFSYASLGELPAWIIGWDLVLEFALGTAVVAVGWSGYIASLLDNAGWHLPARLAGRDGAHGFGFDILAAALVLVLTGILVLGTKLSARVTSIVVAIKVTVVLVVIIAGAFFIEGDNYHPFIPKAQTVEAGGDLQSPLIQLMFGWAPSNFGVMGIFTAASVVFFAFIGFDVVATAAEETRNPQRDMPRGILGSLLICTTLYVAVSIVVTGMQHYTKLSVTAPLADAFKATGHPWFAGFISFGAAVGLTTVCMILLLGQTRVFFAMSRDGLLPRFFSHVHPKFKTPHRPTILLGVIIAILAGFTPLSELAELVNIGTLFAFVVVALGVIILRRNRPDLHRSFRTPLVPLVPILSVLASLWLMLNLPAETWLRFGIWMVIGFAVYFLYGRSHSRLGQQEETTVGEVLKPPGDGTV, from the coding sequence GTGAGCAGCACCCTCTTCAGAACGAAGAAGGTCGAACAGTCGATCTTGGACACTGAGGAGCCGGAGCACGCACTCAAGAAGTCGCTGTCGGCTCTGGATCTCACCGTCTTCGGCGTCGGTGTCATCATCGGCACCGGCATCTTCGTCCTCACCGGCACGGTGGCCAAGAACAACGCCGGTCCCGCCGTCGCCCTGGCCTTCGTGGTGGCCGGGGTCAGCTGCGGGCTCGCCGCGCTCTGCTACGCCGAGTTCGCCTCCACGGTGCCGGTGGCGGGCTCCGCGTACACCTTCTCGTACGCCTCCCTCGGCGAACTGCCCGCCTGGATCATCGGCTGGGACCTGGTCCTGGAGTTCGCGCTCGGCACGGCGGTGGTCGCCGTCGGCTGGTCCGGCTACATCGCCTCACTGCTGGACAACGCCGGCTGGCACCTGCCGGCGAGGCTCGCGGGCCGGGACGGGGCCCATGGCTTCGGCTTCGACATCCTCGCCGCCGCCCTGGTCCTCGTGCTCACCGGCATCCTCGTGCTCGGCACCAAGCTCTCGGCGCGCGTCACCTCGATCGTCGTCGCCATCAAGGTGACGGTCGTCCTCGTCGTGATCATCGCGGGTGCCTTCTTCATCGAGGGCGACAACTACCACCCGTTCATCCCCAAGGCGCAGACCGTGGAGGCGGGCGGAGACCTCCAGTCCCCGCTCATCCAGCTGATGTTCGGCTGGGCCCCGTCCAACTTCGGCGTGATGGGCATCTTCACCGCCGCCTCCGTCGTCTTCTTCGCCTTCATCGGGTTCGACGTCGTCGCCACGGCCGCCGAGGAGACCAGGAACCCGCAGCGCGACATGCCGCGCGGCATCCTCGGCTCCCTGCTCATCTGCACCACCCTCTACGTCGCGGTGTCCATCGTCGTGACCGGCATGCAGCACTACACGAAGCTGTCCGTCACCGCGCCGCTCGCCGACGCCTTCAAGGCCACCGGGCACCCGTGGTTCGCGGGCTTCATCAGCTTCGGCGCCGCCGTCGGCCTCACGACCGTGTGCATGATCCTGCTGCTCGGCCAGACCCGCGTCTTCTTCGCGATGAGCCGCGACGGACTGCTGCCCCGCTTCTTCTCCCACGTCCACCCGAAGTTCAAGACCCCGCACCGGCCGACGATCCTGCTCGGCGTGATCATCGCGATCCTCGCGGGCTTCACGCCCCTGAGCGAGCTCGCAGAACTGGTCAACATCGGCACGCTCTTCGCCTTCGTGGTCGTCGCGCTCGGCGTGATCATCCTCCGCAGGAACCGCCCCGACCTGCACCGCTCCTTCCGCACCCCGCTGGTGCCCCTGGTCCCGATCCTGTCGGTCCTCGCCTCGCTGTGGCTGATGCTCAACCTGCCCGCCGAGACCTGGCTGCGCTTCGGGATCTGGATGGTGATCGGCTTCGCCGTCTACTTCCTGTACGGGCGCTCGCACAGCCGTCTCGGGCAGCAGGAGGAGACGACGGTGGGCGAGGTGCTGAAGCCGCCGGGCGACGGCACCGTGTGA
- a CDS encoding sugar ABC transporter permease — translation MSDTSKTVKGDSSNLSKSEAEPGQTTVAPADDPTAAPVSVVDPRLLVREEGLKGYVTEFKRKVKGGELGSLPVFVGLIVIWTIFQLQNDRFLSADNLSNISYYMSATGMLAIGLVFVLLLGEIDLSVGSVSGLASTLFAVFVVTHGMNAWLSLILTILTGIGIGALHGWFFARIGVPAFVVTLAGFLGWNGLMLWLLGSSGTINIPAEKGPVHLLGQNSFFMDQAVIGAYVLAGLGVLSMLVGSVGEQRRRRAAGVPFRPTSEIVIRVGALAVAAFAAAAVLNNAEGVSNALVIFLAALVIVDFVLRRTTYGRKVFAVGGGIEAARRAGINVPMIRITVFAISGGFAAVGGMFFAGQTASATLNAGGGNTLMLAIAAAVIGGTSLFGGRGSVWSALLGMLVIQSIQTGLDLLNMNTSIQYMITGAVLLGAVVIDSVSRKSQKAAGRA, via the coding sequence GTGAGTGACACGTCGAAGACCGTGAAGGGCGACTCGTCCAACCTCTCGAAGTCGGAGGCCGAGCCGGGACAGACCACCGTCGCTCCTGCCGACGACCCCACGGCCGCCCCGGTGTCCGTCGTCGACCCGCGCCTGCTGGTCCGCGAAGAGGGCCTGAAGGGTTACGTCACCGAGTTCAAGCGCAAGGTGAAGGGCGGTGAGCTCGGCTCCCTCCCGGTCTTCGTCGGCCTGATCGTCATCTGGACGATCTTCCAGCTCCAGAACGATCGTTTCCTCAGTGCCGACAACCTGTCGAACATCAGCTACTACATGTCGGCCACCGGCATGCTCGCCATCGGCCTCGTGTTCGTGCTGCTGCTCGGCGAGATCGACCTCTCCGTCGGCTCGGTCAGCGGCCTCGCGTCCACGCTCTTCGCCGTTTTCGTGGTCACCCATGGCATGAACGCCTGGCTGTCCCTGATTCTGACGATCCTCACCGGTATCGGCATCGGTGCGCTGCACGGCTGGTTCTTCGCCAGGATCGGCGTACCGGCGTTCGTGGTGACCCTGGCCGGCTTCCTCGGCTGGAACGGCCTGATGCTGTGGCTGCTCGGTTCGAGCGGCACCATCAACATCCCGGCCGAGAAGGGCCCGGTGCACCTGCTGGGCCAGAACTCCTTCTTCATGGACCAGGCCGTCATCGGCGCCTACGTGCTTGCCGGACTCGGCGTCCTGTCCATGCTCGTGGGCTCGGTCGGCGAGCAGCGCCGCCGCCGTGCGGCGGGAGTGCCCTTCCGTCCCACCAGCGAGATCGTGATCCGCGTCGGCGCCCTCGCCGTGGCGGCCTTCGCCGCCGCCGCCGTGCTGAACAACGCCGAGGGTGTCTCCAACGCCCTGGTGATCTTCCTCGCGGCGCTGGTGATCGTCGACTTCGTGCTGCGGCGCACCACCTACGGCCGCAAGGTCTTCGCGGTCGGTGGCGGCATCGAGGCGGCCCGCCGGGCCGGCATCAACGTGCCCATGATCCGCATCACGGTGTTCGCGATCTCCGGTGGTTTCGCCGCGGTCGGCGGTATGTTCTTCGCCGGTCAGACCGCATCCGCGACGCTGAACGCCGGCGGCGGCAACACTCTGATGCTGGCCATCGCGGCCGCCGTCATCGGCGGCACCAGCCTCTTCGGCGGCCGGGGAAGCGTCTGGTCGGCCCTGCTGGGCATGCTGGTCATCCAGTCCATCCAGACCGGTCTGGACCTGCTCAACATGAACACGTCGATCCAGTACATGATCACCGGGGCCGTGCTCCTCGGCGCCGTGGTGATCGACTCGGTCTCGCGCAAGAGCCAGAAGGCCGCAGGGCGCGCGTAA